A genomic region of uncultured Paludibaculum sp. contains the following coding sequences:
- a CDS encoding PD-(D/E)XK nuclease family protein: MRLLLGEPGSGKTTAILREVRRHLRASRADFRLIVPTATMAEHLRNSLAREGLLVRGSAITTIAGFVESLHPPQRLASSTAVTLFLRQILADGHPRAFAALAGSPGFASAMASALEDLANAGCDALQWAALRGLGVHSGPFSQGLQEVYEQLEDRLNANGLVFRAHQLASTARVIRDNGIGSIQALYFDGFFSFTRSELELMRALKPHADLTVALPEWTGASASRDALRQMGLREQRMTPLRPRPATTLLAAVSREREVEEIALRVMELHAAGRPWRDMGVVVRSAHPYVPMLETVCARLGVPLRSYFVSPLSGHPVCRFITLLIDAVLTGWEWRRTVQALRSAVSLSGQEPAADRLELEVREALPGSGLAELADRVSFPTQYLDALAPMTSWASEPAPAADWAARIAGLSVLVASPQPDVDPSKLRVWRARAAALKTLHSTLKELAELLGPEPMLLEGFWRHAQEALSEAALRVADTRRDAVHLLDVYEARQWELPVVFVCGLLEGDFPRKIAPDPVLSEETRFRLRVNGVPVSNRADRQAEEEFLFQFALTRSTHELVLSWPRNDPEGRPTLRSFALDSIEQEPVPARGLRVTLVAAVAPAPRPALQSAPALAFVSAKHKQHRPTALESYLQCPFQFFAAKTMDLRERPALPHERLDFIAQGIVIHAVISDWHRGLGSLEVLFEKHWNAMLAQRRIPPSHRVELARLLIQRSLRFYEQNARVLPGWKVETERPLRLEIEGLPVVGRADRVDTSEARESIVYDFKFSGASGIKRRLEQLEAGLTVQGGLYLAAVRQEGLEPLGFVYVGLRGDTIYEEFTQHGQVQTLMDQAVQAAGQSILQIASGYIAVQPANPDACRYCAFLHACRIQSAGQADAAVG, from the coding sequence ATGCGCCTGCTGCTCGGCGAACCGGGCTCCGGAAAAACCACAGCCATCCTCCGTGAGGTGCGCCGCCATCTGCGCGCGTCCCGGGCGGACTTCCGGCTTATCGTGCCCACAGCCACTATGGCCGAGCATCTGCGTAACTCCCTCGCCCGGGAAGGCCTGCTCGTGCGCGGCTCCGCCATCACGACCATCGCTGGATTTGTGGAGAGCCTGCACCCGCCGCAGCGCCTGGCTTCCTCCACCGCCGTTACTCTGTTTTTGCGCCAGATCCTGGCCGACGGCCACCCGCGCGCCTTCGCGGCCCTGGCCGGCAGTCCGGGCTTCGCCTCGGCCATGGCCAGTGCTCTGGAGGACTTGGCGAATGCCGGCTGCGATGCCCTCCAATGGGCCGCCCTGCGCGGCTTGGGCGTCCATTCCGGCCCGTTCTCCCAGGGCCTTCAGGAAGTCTACGAGCAATTGGAAGACCGTCTCAACGCGAACGGCCTCGTCTTTCGCGCCCACCAACTCGCGTCCACTGCCCGTGTGATTCGGGACAATGGCATCGGCTCTATTCAGGCGCTCTACTTCGATGGCTTCTTCTCGTTCACACGCTCGGAACTCGAGCTGATGCGCGCCCTCAAGCCGCACGCCGACCTCACCGTGGCTCTGCCCGAGTGGACCGGCGCCTCGGCCTCTCGCGATGCCCTCCGCCAGATGGGCCTGCGCGAGCAGCGGATGACACCCCTGCGGCCGCGCCCCGCCACCACGCTGCTTGCCGCTGTCAGCCGCGAGCGCGAAGTGGAAGAGATCGCTCTCCGCGTCATGGAACTGCACGCCGCCGGCCGCCCCTGGCGCGACATGGGCGTGGTGGTGCGCTCCGCCCATCCCTATGTGCCGATGCTCGAAACGGTTTGCGCGCGTTTGGGCGTACCACTCCGCTCGTACTTCGTCAGCCCGCTATCCGGACACCCGGTCTGCCGCTTCATCACGCTGCTGATCGACGCGGTGCTCACCGGCTGGGAATGGCGCCGCACCGTCCAGGCACTGCGTTCCGCCGTGAGTCTATCCGGTCAGGAGCCGGCGGCCGATCGCCTCGAATTGGAAGTCCGGGAGGCGCTGCCTGGCTCCGGCCTGGCCGAACTGGCCGATCGAGTCAGCTTCCCCACCCAGTATTTGGACGCCCTGGCACCCATGACGAGCTGGGCCTCGGAACCCGCGCCCGCCGCCGATTGGGCCGCCCGCATCGCGGGTCTCTCCGTCCTCGTCGCCTCGCCACAGCCGGATGTGGATCCCTCGAAGTTGCGTGTCTGGCGGGCCCGCGCCGCGGCCCTCAAGACGCTGCACTCCACCTTGAAGGAACTGGCCGAACTCCTGGGCCCGGAGCCCATGCTGCTTGAAGGCTTCTGGCGCCACGCCCAGGAGGCGCTCAGCGAAGCCGCCCTCCGTGTCGCCGACACCCGTCGTGACGCCGTCCATCTCCTGGACGTCTACGAGGCCCGTCAGTGGGAGCTGCCGGTCGTCTTCGTCTGTGGACTTCTGGAAGGCGACTTCCCGCGCAAAATCGCACCCGACCCCGTACTCTCCGAGGAGACACGCTTCCGCCTCCGCGTCAACGGAGTGCCCGTCTCCAATCGCGCCGACCGCCAGGCCGAGGAGGAGTTTCTCTTCCAGTTCGCGCTCACTCGATCCACGCATGAGCTCGTGCTCTCCTGGCCGCGCAACGACCCGGAGGGCCGCCCGACGCTGCGTTCCTTCGCGCTCGACTCCATCGAGCAGGAGCCCGTGCCGGCTCGAGGTCTGCGCGTCACACTCGTTGCCGCCGTGGCTCCGGCGCCACGTCCGGCTCTCCAGTCCGCGCCCGCGCTTGCTTTTGTATCGGCGAAACACAAACAGCACCGGCCCACGGCTCTGGAAAGTTACCTCCAGTGTCCATTCCAGTTCTTCGCCGCGAAGACGATGGATCTACGAGAGCGCCCCGCCTTGCCGCACGAGCGTCTGGACTTCATCGCCCAGGGCATCGTCATCCACGCGGTCATCTCCGACTGGCATCGCGGCCTCGGCTCCCTGGAAGTTCTCTTCGAGAAGCACTGGAACGCGATGCTCGCCCAGCGCCGCATTCCTCCCTCCCATCGCGTCGAACTGGCCCGCCTGCTCATCCAGCGCAGCCTGCGCTTCTACGAGCAAAATGCCCGTGTCCTGCCGGGCTGGAAGGTGGAGACGGAACGGCCCCTCCGCCTGGAGATCGAGGGCCTCCCCGTAGTGGGCCGCGCCGACCGTGTCGACACCTCCGAAGCGCGCGAGTCCATCGTCTACGACTTCAAGTTCTCCGGAGCCTCGGGTATCAAACGCCGGCTGGAGCAGTTGGAGGCGGGCCTCACCGTGCAAGGCGGGCTTTACCTGGCTGCGGTCCGGCAGGAGGGTTTGGAGCCCCTGGGGTTCGTATACGTTGGCCTGCGCGGCGACACCATTTATGAGGAGTTCACGCAGCATGGCCAGGTACAAACGCTGATGGACCAGGCCGTCCAGGCAGCGGGGCAAAGCATCCTTCAGATCGCCTCGGGTTACATCGCCGTGCAGCCTGCCAATCCGGATGCCTGCCGCTACTGCGCCTTCCTCCATGCCTGCCGCATCCAGTCCGCGGGCCAGGCTGACGCGGCAGTCGGGTGA
- a CDS encoding class I SAM-dependent methyltransferase has translation MKLTRTHFLLGLAGAARLAAQDRPNMLRYERQPFTVPDFQAEGHILDIGGGGEGIIGRMKPRQVVAIDLYKEELLQAPPGPLKIVMDATEMHFLDGQFNTATAFFSLMYMKPEVQRKVFAETFRVLKSGGRWLVWDACIPTAPNQNTKGPIYYFEFHLPAETVNTGYGTFWPAQAMDLAYYRSLASSSGFQVISAREQDGHFRTFHMELRKS, from the coding sequence ATGAAGCTGACACGTACTCACTTCCTGCTGGGCCTGGCGGGAGCGGCCCGGCTGGCCGCCCAGGACCGGCCGAACATGCTCCGCTACGAACGGCAGCCCTTTACCGTGCCTGACTTCCAGGCCGAGGGCCACATTCTCGACATCGGTGGAGGCGGCGAAGGCATCATCGGCCGTATGAAGCCTCGCCAGGTGGTGGCGATCGATCTGTACAAGGAGGAGCTGCTGCAGGCTCCGCCCGGTCCTCTCAAGATTGTGATGGACGCCACCGAGATGCACTTCCTTGATGGCCAGTTCAACACCGCCACGGCGTTCTTCTCGCTAATGTACATGAAGCCGGAAGTGCAGCGGAAAGTCTTTGCGGAGACCTTCCGGGTGCTGAAGTCCGGTGGCCGCTGGCTCGTCTGGGACGCATGCATCCCCACAGCGCCCAACCAGAACACGAAGGGCCCCATCTACTACTTCGAGTTTCACCTGCCTGCGGAGACCGTCAACACCGGCTATGGTACATTCTGGCCCGCGCAGGCAATGGACCTCGCTTACTACCGCTCGCTGGCCTCTTCTTCCGGATTCCAGGTGATTTCGGCACGGGAGCAGGATGGCCACTTCCGCACTTTCCATATGGAGTTGCGCAAGTCCTAA
- a CDS encoding LptF/LptG family permease — MGILSRTIFREIASSAFLGALMFIFVLFLQKAGQLFTILVSATTSPETVGYLFLLLLPATMPLTLPLGVLVGTLIGLSRMSSDGEITALRAAGVPARRVTLPVTAFALVAMSITGYCSLQLTPWCQAEMIRVINQMGAAQLTAEIQPRVFDESFPNKIIYVGDVLTGQPVHWRNLFMADLTPPSERKNDNGQERGEGPVLTIASESLVVPDTVGNRLQLSLRNGSTYEAAKDPQDYYKVSFPVGEQALEARARGEVRAKNYTATPTMELMGEIGKSLEARIEFHQRLALPLACLLLALTGIPLGVSSRKGGRSAAFVITVVFAFFYFTMLVSLISLAREGKMPAELAVWMPNGLFAVAAFVLLLRLERPGDRDIFDSIRAFVVERFKALASLREGPVKETSSSQRSSRTRLFLLPQVIDTYVVSNFLFYFAMLLFCFVMLTEIFNFFELLGDVFKNNIAISELFRYLFFLAPKLLYDAAPVSVLFAVLVTFGVMAKANEIIAMKACGVSLYRLSAPVLVTCLALSGVLFAFDHYVVTNANLIQDMLRNHIKGKPVQTYLSPNRKWIFGHASRIYYYKYLNENEHILGGVSVYELDPASYRLRRHIFAERALWEPSLNTWIFQNGWVRDIRPHDDAYRGFQGGTATFTELDESPAWFLKEVKTYKQMNYGQLSAYIAELQQSGFNTTPLQVQYHKKFSVPLFALVMALLSVPFAFLTGNRGAMTGVGISIGVAIAYFAMSYFFEQLGNVGQLPPEIAAWSPDAGFALAGIYLMTRMKT; from the coding sequence ATGGGCATTCTCTCACGTACGATCTTTCGCGAAATAGCATCCAGCGCCTTCCTCGGCGCGTTGATGTTCATTTTCGTCTTGTTCCTCCAGAAGGCCGGCCAGCTCTTCACCATCCTCGTCTCCGCCACCACCTCGCCCGAGACGGTCGGATACCTGTTCCTGTTGCTGTTGCCGGCCACCATGCCGCTCACGCTCCCTCTGGGGGTCCTGGTTGGGACGCTCATCGGGCTCTCGAGAATGTCGAGCGACGGTGAGATCACCGCCCTACGCGCCGCCGGCGTACCCGCCCGCCGCGTGACTCTGCCGGTCACAGCCTTCGCCCTGGTGGCCATGAGCATCACCGGCTACTGCTCGCTGCAGCTCACTCCCTGGTGCCAGGCGGAGATGATCCGTGTCATCAACCAGATGGGGGCCGCCCAGTTGACGGCCGAAATTCAGCCCCGCGTCTTCGACGAGTCGTTCCCCAACAAGATCATCTACGTCGGCGACGTGCTCACCGGCCAGCCCGTCCATTGGCGCAACCTGTTCATGGCCGATCTCACGCCGCCGTCCGAACGCAAGAACGACAACGGGCAGGAGCGTGGCGAAGGGCCGGTACTCACCATCGCCTCCGAGTCGCTCGTAGTGCCCGACACCGTCGGCAACCGCCTGCAGCTTTCGCTGCGCAACGGCTCCACCTACGAAGCCGCCAAGGATCCTCAGGACTACTACAAGGTTTCTTTCCCGGTTGGCGAACAGGCCCTCGAGGCCCGCGCTCGCGGCGAGGTGAGAGCCAAGAACTACACGGCCACCCCGACCATGGAACTGATGGGCGAGATCGGCAAGTCCCTGGAAGCCCGCATCGAGTTTCACCAGCGTCTTGCCTTGCCTCTGGCCTGTCTCCTGCTGGCCCTCACCGGCATACCTCTGGGCGTTTCGTCGCGCAAAGGCGGCCGTTCGGCTGCCTTCGTGATCACCGTGGTCTTCGCCTTCTTCTACTTCACGATGCTGGTGTCCCTCATCAGCCTCGCCAGGGAGGGGAAGATGCCCGCGGAACTCGCCGTGTGGATGCCCAACGGCCTGTTCGCCGTGGCCGCCTTTGTTCTGCTGCTGCGTCTGGAGCGCCCCGGCGATCGTGACATCTTCGACTCCATTCGCGCTTTTGTCGTGGAGCGCTTCAAGGCGCTCGCTTCCCTGCGTGAAGGCCCCGTCAAGGAGACCTCATCCTCCCAGAGGTCTTCCCGTACCCGGCTGTTCCTGCTGCCCCAGGTCATCGACACCTACGTCGTGTCGAACTTTCTCTTCTACTTCGCGATGCTGCTGTTCTGCTTCGTGATGCTCACTGAGATCTTCAATTTCTTCGAGTTGCTGGGTGACGTCTTCAAGAACAACATCGCGATTTCGGAACTCTTCCGCTATCTCTTTTTCCTGGCGCCGAAACTGCTCTACGACGCGGCCCCGGTGAGCGTGCTGTTTGCCGTGCTGGTCACGTTTGGCGTCATGGCGAAGGCCAACGAGATCATTGCGATGAAGGCGTGCGGCGTCAGCCTCTATCGCCTGTCGGCCCCCGTGCTGGTCACCTGTCTGGCGCTGTCCGGTGTTCTTTTCGCCTTCGATCACTACGTGGTCACCAATGCGAACCTCATTCAGGACATGCTCCGCAATCACATCAAGGGCAAGCCGGTCCAGACCTATCTCAGCCCCAACCGCAAATGGATCTTTGGCCATGCGTCGCGTATTTACTACTACAAGTATCTGAACGAGAACGAGCATATCCTCGGCGGCGTCAGTGTCTACGAGCTTGATCCGGCCTCATACCGTCTACGTCGCCACATCTTTGCGGAACGCGCCCTGTGGGAGCCATCCCTCAATACCTGGATCTTCCAGAACGGGTGGGTTCGCGACATCCGGCCCCACGATGATGCCTATCGCGGATTCCAGGGCGGCACCGCCACCTTCACTGAGCTCGACGAATCCCCGGCCTGGTTCCTCAAGGAAGTGAAGACCTACAAGCAGATGAACTACGGGCAGCTCTCCGCCTACATCGCGGAGCTCCAGCAGTCCGGTTTCAACACGACGCCCTTGCAGGTGCAGTATCACAAGAAGTTCAGTGTGCCGTTGTTCGCTCTGGTGATGGCCTTGCTGAGTGTGCCCTTTGCGTTTCTCACCGGCAATCGCGGAGCGATGACCGGCGTCGGCATCTCCATCGGAGTCGCCATCGCCTATTTCGCGATGTCCTACTTCTTCGAGCAGCTCGGCAACGTCGGCCAGCTACCACCCGAAATCGCTGCCTGGTCGCCCGACGCCGGCTTCGCGCTCGCCGGCATCTATCTGATGACCCGCATGAAGACATAG